One genomic segment of Culturomica massiliensis includes these proteins:
- the metG gene encoding methionine--tRNA ligase produces MSHFKRNLITTALPYANGPVHIGHLAGVYVPADIYVRYLRAKGEEVVFIGGSDEHGVPITIKAQKEGVTPQDIVDRYHELIKKSFQEFGISFDIYSRTSSKTHHELSSAFFKKLYDEGKFIEKTSMQFYDEKAGQFLADRYIIGKCPHCGNERAYGDQCEACGTSLNATDLINPVSAITGNTPQLKETKHWYLPLDRYEDWLKKWILEEHKEWKSNVYGQCKSWLDNGLQPRAVTRDLDWGVPVPVEGAEGKVLYVWFDAPIGYISATKDLTPDWEKYWKDKETRMIHFIGKDNIVFHCIIFPAMLKAEGSYILPDNVPANEFLNLEGDKISTSRNWAVWLHEYLRDFEGKQDVLRYVLTANAPETKDNDFTWKDFQTRNNSELVAIYGNFINRALVLTHKYFGGIVPERGELTAYDEEVLAEIPRIVERVEKNLDNFHFREALKECMGLARLGNKYLADTEPWKLIKVDEGRVKTILNICLQIAADLTALTEPFMPFSALRLRTFLNMEPLSWDKMGDNVLAAGHRINEAGLLFDKIEDEEIQRQVDRLLATKKANELANVTAAPAKPDITFEDFQKMDIRVGKIVAAEKVAKTKKLMKLTVDTGIDTRTVVSGIAEYYTPEEVIGRQVSILVNLEPKALKGIESQGMILMAEDAGGALSFVTPDKEIKPGSEIR; encoded by the coding sequence ATGAGCCATTTCAAGAGAAATCTGATCACAACGGCATTACCGTATGCCAACGGGCCTGTACACATCGGCCATCTGGCCGGAGTATATGTACCTGCCGATATTTATGTAAGGTATTTGAGGGCTAAGGGGGAAGAAGTGGTATTTATCGGTGGCTCCGATGAGCACGGGGTACCTATTACGATTAAAGCTCAGAAAGAAGGTGTCACTCCGCAAGATATTGTAGACCGGTATCATGAATTGATAAAAAAATCGTTTCAGGAGTTCGGTATCTCTTTTGATATTTATTCGCGTACCAGTTCGAAAACCCACCATGAATTGTCTTCGGCTTTTTTTAAAAAACTGTATGATGAAGGTAAGTTTATTGAAAAAACGTCTATGCAATTCTACGATGAGAAAGCGGGACAGTTTCTGGCAGACCGTTACATTATCGGTAAATGTCCGCATTGCGGCAATGAACGGGCTTACGGAGATCAGTGTGAAGCCTGTGGTACGAGCTTAAATGCAACCGATTTGATCAATCCCGTTTCGGCTATAACCGGTAATACTCCCCAATTGAAGGAAACGAAACATTGGTATTTGCCACTGGATCGTTATGAAGATTGGTTGAAGAAGTGGATTTTAGAAGAGCACAAGGAATGGAAAAGTAATGTTTACGGACAATGTAAGTCCTGGTTAGACAATGGCCTGCAACCTCGGGCGGTTACCCGGGATTTGGATTGGGGCGTACCGGTGCCGGTTGAAGGGGCTGAAGGCAAGGTTTTGTATGTGTGGTTTGACGCGCCGATCGGTTATATTTCTGCGACGAAGGACCTGACACCGGATTGGGAGAAATACTGGAAAGATAAGGAAACCCGGATGATTCATTTTATCGGTAAGGACAATATCGTATTTCATTGTATTATTTTCCCGGCAATGTTAAAGGCTGAAGGGTCTTATATTTTGCCCGACAATGTGCCCGCAAACGAGTTTTTAAATCTGGAAGGGGATAAGATTTCGACTTCCCGGAACTGGGCGGTCTGGTTGCACGAATATTTGCGCGATTTTGAAGGGAAACAGGATGTGTTGCGTTATGTATTGACAGCTAACGCTCCGGAGACAAAGGACAACGATTTTACCTGGAAGGATTTTCAAACCCGCAATAACAGTGAGCTGGTAGCTATTTACGGTAACTTTATCAACCGGGCACTGGTGTTGACACATAAATATTTCGGAGGTATTGTTCCTGAAAGAGGGGAATTGACGGCATACGATGAGGAAGTACTGGCAGAAATACCCCGGATAGTAGAAAGGGTGGAGAAGAATCTGGATAACTTCCATTTCCGCGAAGCTTTGAAGGAATGTATGGGGTTGGCCCGTCTGGGAAATAAATATCTGGCCGATACGGAACCCTGGAAGCTGATAAAAGTGGACGAAGGACGGGTAAAGACGATTTTGAATATCTGTTTGCAGATTGCGGCGGATTTGACTGCATTGACCGAACCTTTTATGCCGTTCAGTGCGCTGCGGCTGAGGACATTCCTGAATATGGAACCGTTGTCCTGGGATAAGATGGGAGACAATGTATTGGCTGCCGGACACCGGATCAATGAAGCCGGTTTGTTGTTCGATAAGATCGAGGACGAAGAGATTCAGCGGCAAGTCGACCGTTTACTGGCTACGAAAAAAGCGAATGAGTTGGCGAATGTAACGGCTGCTCCGGCAAAACCGGATATTACTTTTGAGGATTTTCAGAAAATGGATATCCGGGTCGGTAAAATCGTTGCGGCGGAGAAAGTGGCGAAAACCAAAAAATTGATGAAGCTGACGGTTGATACCGGTATCGATACCCGTACCGTGGTTTCGGGTATTGCCGAATATTATACCCCGGAGGAAGTCATCGGACGGCAGGTAAGTATACTGGTGAATCTGGAGCCGAAAGCATTGAAAGGTATCGAGTCGCAGGGAATGATACTGATGGCGGAGGATGCCGGCGGAGCTCTTTCTTTTGTGACCCCGGATAAAGAAATAAAACCGGGATCGGAAATCCGGTAA